Genomic segment of Arachis hypogaea cultivar Tifrunner chromosome 11, arahy.Tifrunner.gnm2.J5K5, whole genome shotgun sequence:
TACATTATTACTTATAATTACTCATATTGTATCATAGCTTTTATATTATATAGTTAGAATTATGTAATGGGAAAATATAGTatctacaaataaataaataaataaataaagaagtgaTGAGTTTGGTATAGTACTAGGCGTGGAAATCATGAAGCATTATCCAAAACATGCGAATGagacttttcctttttcatgTTTAAATCACATGGATCATAAGTTGATAGCCTTTAATTTATTCATGGTtgtgaatatatatttaatgaacCTTTCTctttagaatttaataatttctaTGTAATATCAGTAAAAAAAAGTTACATAAATATTCAATAACAATATTATTACACTTCTTTTCTCCCTAGTTACTTTCTAACACACACTCTACTCTACTCTTTTTTGGTTTTCCATAATATTTTTTAACCTGACAGATTAAGGACTAATTCGTTACGGATCAGAATTTCGTTTAAGAGTTTGTCATTGATCCATAAGTTATTTTGTATGCACAATATGAGATTCGAATATCTGACACTTACTTAAACAGACTAATGAACTAATCACTCGACCAACTTAACTTGGTTACATTATACTCTACTCTATTTGAGTAACCATAACGCTCAAAAGCTGCTAACatgattttttaattgtttttggaCAGGGTCTACTTGGCTGTTCTCctcaaaatttttgaatcatTTTAGCAACAGATTGAAATCCAACAAACCTAATATATTGGACACAAACAAAATGCAATAAAAGTATCAAACTCTGCTTTTGTATTCATCTTAACACAAAGCACAATAAAATATTCATCAGTCCAGTTAAGCCCACAAAGCACAACCACAAATCCACAATTGATCCACATTCCTTCCACTTGACTTCTTTTTTTCCCCTCTTTTTTTACTACTGCTTTCATCATGGATGACTTTTGGGGTGTAGTTTGTTTCCCATCTAattaaagatatataaatatagtcaagattcaaataaattagacttAAATTGATGCTTAATAAATCATATATGCATGTAttataagataattaaaattaaaaaattattattacaaaataattaacaaataaattagtaaaattaacttttttttttgagacTCAGAAGTCAGAATCCAATATTTATaggtaagaataaaaaaaatatgtgattTGAATTATAATTCGTTAACGGTGAAattaacttttatatattaacTTTATATGAACTATACCtaattatcttttaataaaagaataaatgaccatttgtatccataaaagatAAAAACGTTGATATATGTACCCACACTAAATCAAAACTAAACTTGTATCTACGTAAGATGTCTTCTATGTGACAAAAGTACCCTCTCTTTAGAGGGTTAGAGTGCCACGtagggtacttttgtcacacaaAAAGCATCTTGCGTGGATACAAGTTTAGTTTGGATTTAGTGTGGGTatatatgtcagcgttttcatcttttACGAGAACAAATGATCATTTATTCTCCAATAAATATTAGAGCTACCAAACTTGAAGGCGCGCCAACCTTCACACGCACGCCACCGGTCACCGCTGCCGGTATACCGAACACCTGTCCACACCCGATTGCTTCTGCCCCCTCCGCCTCAGCCCTCATCCACGTGGCATTCAACCTTTAGGCTCAAGTCTCCCACTCACTCActcattaaaatattttaaaaaataaataaaatatatatttcaatTGATACGGAAGCAAGCAACTGAGAGGGAATCGCAGTAACAGAAtaataaacaaactaaactaaaactgaACCAATAACAGAGTAGGGGTGCGTAATGCGCATCGCAATTCCAACGACGACGACGACTTCCATGGCCGGCGACGAGAGACAAACTTCTTACCGTGTTCTGGCGGATCGGTGTCGGACACTGGAGGAGGAACAAGCCAAGCTCAGGGAACAGTTCCGCCAACTCTTGCaggagaaggaagaggaagaagaagaagtggtggtTGCAGATTCAACGCTGCGTTTTCTTTCGGGGAACTTCTTCTCGGATAGTCCGTACGCTAGCGTGTTGAAATGCATGGGACACGCCGTTCATGTCTACAGAGCTTCCTCCGGTGAGATCATATATTGGTAGGTAATTTACTAATTTCAGACCATAacagtaactaactaactaactaactattctTTGATTCGCTTTCCTTTTATTCACTATATGCTATGCACTACTTTCTAATGAAACAGTTGCAGCTGTGAATTGCATACTGTAGATACAAAAAGAGTATATCGCGTACAAGTTAATCGATGCGAAAAGTATTTTACATTAAGAATTTACCTTTTGTTGTGAATTATTCTTGATTTAGATTTTCCAAGAGTGATTTTGAGTTGAACATAGACGTTTCATTTTAGGAATCGTTCAGCAGAAACACTGTATGGATGGAAAGACTATGAAATCATTGGTCAAAGAGTTGCTAAGTTCCTTGTTACCGAAGAGTGTTATGAATCTCTGCAGAATATTCTAGAAAGATTGATCACAGGAGTTCCATGGTCTGGAAAGTTTCCTTTCAAGAAGAGATCTGGTGAAGTATTCGTAGCAATAGTGACTAAAACTCCTCTTTATGAGGATGGCGAGCTTGTTGGTATTATCACTGTTTCTAGTGATGCCGCTGTATTTAACTCAATGGATTCAGAAAATAGAAGAAGTTACCAACCTGGTAACAATGGCAAAGCTGGAGGACAGAGGATAAATTTCAAAAGAATTCAGTGGCCTCCACGACCGTTGATTGCATCATCTGTCTCTAATCTGGTTCTCTTAAGCTTCATTAAtacagctttttttttttaatttcattattctcTTTGGACTTCCATCACTTTTGCTGAAATTATATCATAGAACCTAGTCTTTATATCTACCAGGCATCAAAGATTCTCCTAAATCGGCATCCGGATGATGCATTTTCCAGGAATCCTACAACAGATGGAGATGAAGAAAAACACAGCATTCATGTATGTCTCCATTCTGCTTGAAGACTTTCTGGGATTCTGGTTTAGCTTTTTtggttttataataaatttttttaaaaattttctttctaATTTGGATTCAGGAAACAGAACGTCATTCTAGTCATCAGAGAAGTGAAAACATAACTTTTAGGGAGGCGTCCGAGAAGGTTAAGTCTACTATTGTAAGTtaatttgaatttgtgaattctgctTTGTATATCAGTCTTTGTGTGGTTAATATATGGTTTAATCACTTCAGGCAGCCAGAGTCCTAGCCAAGCTACAAACAGGGGGAAGTGAAAAATGTGGGAAGGATGATGGAAGCATTAAAAGTAATTGCACGAATGATTGTTCCGGAAGTAAGAGAGTGAATAATGAGGGTGATTCTTCTGGAGGCTCAGTAGCTTTAACTCCACGCAAGGATGGTGCTAATGAAGAGGATAGAGAAGTAAATATTCATAAATATAGTTCTTTTTGGGATAGCACTATAGCGGATACAAATATTTGTGCACAAAGAACATTCACTGTTCTCAAATTTATTTCTGTAGAATCTTTCTTAAGGGAGTACATTGAATGTTTTGGTTCTCCCTTTTCCTAGGACCCATTGTTAAGATTACACTGCAAATTTAATCCAAAGAAAAAGGAACAAGAAGCTATAAATATGGTGATAGAAGATGAAATGAAAAAGCAACAAGAAGGACTGCAATTGCAAAGTACACGAGAAAGCACTGGCAGTAATGGAGGCAGTAATGGAAGTTCATCCAGTAAGGGTGACAATGAGTCAAACTCTATTGTGAAGTCTGAAATCCATTGGGAAAACCTTCAATTAAGAGAGGAGATTGGTCAAGGTAGTTGATTCTGTTGTGCATTTTTATGATTCCTTTATGCTATGTTGAGGAGTTGAAATGCTGAGACACTTCTATCTTGTTGAAGCAGTCCAATACAATTTCCGTTTGCACATATTATCAGTTAAATATATTGATTCCAGACTTCATTATGTTTTTTCTTTATGTTGCAGGGTCTTACGCAGTTGTGTATCACGGAATATGGAATGGATCGGTAATAATTCAACGTATTCTTTTTATTGTCTTCGTAGGAGTATTGATTTGGCATCTACTGATGTGCCCTATATTCTTGATATCAGGATGTTGCTGTCAAGGTTTACTTTGGGAATGGATACACAGAGGAGACCTTACATGACTACAAAAAAGAGGTATAAGAATTTAAGTTTCATTTTATATTTGCCTGATTGAGAAAGAAAACAGCTCATTCCGGAATCTGTGTGCTTACTTCAGATTGATATAATGAAGAGACTAAGACACCCTAATGTATTACTTTTCATGGGAGCAGTATATTCGCAGGAAAGGCTTGCCATTGTAACAGAACTATTACCTAGGTAAGTGTTAGAGCTTGTTATATTGAATGTAAAATAAGTTGTGCTTACTTAGATGCACAAAAGTATCATGCATCTAttaggttttattttttttattattattattattttttgtcatcatGTAATAGATATGTGAATTATTGAATATGAAAGTATCAATCAGTACGTGCATAAAATCCCTATCTATTTCTACTTTCTTTGAGAAAATTTGAGGAGCATCTTACATTGATTTTATTGAACTTGGTAGGGGAAGCCTTTTCAAAATTCTTCACAGGAGTAATCAGCCACTAGATATCAGAAGGCTTTTAAGGATGGCTCTTGATGTTGTGCGtttcctctctctctcaaacACCACATTCATAAACGGATATTAAGAACTAGCTGATGGCTTGCTGAACCTTAATTGTTGCAATGTTATCAATCACATCATTGCTTACTGCAGGCTAAAGGTATGAATTATCTTCATCATAGAAATCCACCCATTGTGCATAGAGACCTAAAGTCTTCTAATCTGCTTGTTGATAAAAACTGGACTGTCAAGGTAATTCATTGCTTGGATATTCATTCAGTAATCCCGGGAAGATTGAATACCTACCTGGAGAACAATGATATTTGGTTTTTTACCCTTAGGTTGGAGACTTTGGTTTGTCAAGGTTGAAGGATTCAACTTTATTGACTTCAAAAGGAAGAGGCACTGTAATGATATCTCTCATCTTTTCACTTTGTAGATCCAATACCTACGGCTTAAATCATTTTAGTTTTTCATCAatgtgtttttgtgtttttctgtcaaAATGCAGCCTCAATGGATGGCCCCTGAAGTCCTACGAAATGAGCCTTCCAATGAAAAGTAATTCCCTGGAGCCAAGTTCTATAGATACTGCTCACTGGGGAAAGTTTTCAGGAAACTTTCTGAGAAGTGAATTTTATTCTTTTGTTTCTTGCCGCTTATTAATTGCTTGCTTGAGGAATAGCTCAATCAGTCAGCTTGAATCTCCTCACAACTTGCAACCTTATATTTGATGAGGAAGTGATAATATATCAGTCCTTAGTTTTGTCCCTTGTCCCTATCATCGCCCTACATTCGCAATTTCAAAATATCCTGATGTGATCATTTTCGGATTTTCCTTTCTATTTTACACAGGTCGGATGTGTACAGTTTTGGTGTCATCCTCTGGGAACTAATGACTCAGTCCATTCCGTGGGAAAATTTGAATTCCTTACAGGTTcctttctctcttcctctcttggTGACACACATGCCAGGAACTTTGATTAAGTGTAGATGGTTTAATTAAAATGATGAACATATCATTGAATTAAACATGAAGATAACAAACCTCTGAAGTCATCTTGCCATAACTGCTGTATTTCACTTGAAAGGTGGTTGGAGTAGTAGGATTTATGGATAGAAGACTTGAGCTTCCGGAAGGGCTTGATCCCCAAGTGGCATCAGTCATTCGTGACTGCTGGCAAAGGTGCTTCCATAATATTCACCACCTCTTTGGTTGGTAGTTTTCCTTCAAACTCAAAACTAAAAACATGACTTATGTTAAATTTGAGCAGTGACCCAGAACAACGCCCATCGTTTCAAGAGCTAATACAGAGAATGATGTTCCTTGTTAACAAAGTAAACGCAGTgtcaattaggagaaattcagaATCATAAACTTGTTATGTGGTCTGGGTTTATGAATAGCAACTGAAAAGTCCTAGCCGAACAAAATTGAGCGCAACAGAACATCCTTCCTAGTTCCTTCCAATATGAGAGAATTGGAAGACTTTGAGAAGAATAGCTGGTTGATCATTGTGATTCTTGTCACTGATGTAGTTATGGATTCAAAGTAACTTGAGATGATGCTGACCAATGACGGGCGCCTTCCATGAAGGCCAAGAATCGAATTGAACCCATCTTCATCATTCACAGAGAAATGCTAAATTCAAACTAGAACATAGAATGCATAGAATGTACAAGCTAGAACATAGAACATAGAATGTACATTCCTTACTTCGAATGGAATAATTCAGAAGTTAATGGTTGAACctataaattagtcatactaataCAATGTCATGTATTTATTGCTATTCAATATCCAAACATTTGAGTCAAGCGTTCTAGTTGGAACGCATGATCCATTTAACTACGTGAACTTTTTTGCTAGAAATGGTTGCATTCATGTGATCATATTCACATGTACGTTGAAGTTAAAAGAGATGTCCAAGTTTCACATGTGGCTAAGGTTCAATAATCAATCGATAGGGAACTCAACAATCCTAGTCCAAACAAAAGTTCTAGACCGCATTATTCTATATATTATTCTACTCCATGCATTGCTAtgctttgttctttttctttccctCTTGGATTTTTCCTCTTATTGTGAAGCATATAGTATAAATATGATTAAATGTTGGAACAAGTCCAAGATGAGTTGTAAACTTGTAATGGTGTTGAACGTGTCAAAGGTCAAGTTGATGATGACCACTTGGCTATAGTATAATTGGCCTTCCTCTCCTAAAGTTATATTgctacataatttttttttttttgctagatTTTATTAATGTGCTTGAATTTATATAAAgatctttcatttttcttttatagtcttaataattatgtaattttgggataagtgataGTTAGATAAAGTCTTCTCCAAAACGactataagatttaaatttttgataCTGTAAAGTAAAATCTACTTAGAACATAATCCAATAATATCATTAACTAATCACTTCTGATAAGctaaaatggttatggatgaaCTATCAAAAATTACTGCCTTaatatttgaatctttgatattgtaagtaaaatttaattgGAACACAATCTAATAATATCATTATAACAAATCACTTTTAAGTGTATGAGGCTAAAATGGTTATGGTCATGAAGTATCTTTTTCTAAAAACGTAAGCTGTTACATGCCTccttatgtatatatttatttttgttttgtattaaaattttctctttattttattactaACCATCATTAAACCTCACATATGgccctgaccaaaaaaaaaaaaaaaaaaaaaaaaaagaaaaagaaaaacctcaCATATGGCTAAAAGATGATTGTTCCCATCCTGGTACAATTATGTTCAAACTTCAAACCAAGTATACTAATTTCACTGGAAAAGGAGACACAGCACCCTTCAAAATTTTAGATCACCGCCCCACCAAAaacatttttcttaaaaaaaaatggaaTGTTACAATTAGTGGTGCCAGATCCTTTAATTTCTCACTCATGAAATCAATATTCTTATAAACGGATGATCGAGGCAATGCTTTGTTAAATGATATAttcttcaatcaatcaacaatattCAATGAAACAAAAGGTATTGGCCAACACAATCAACAAATTGCATAATCAAATCTCTAATGAAACAAACTTGACTTTGTCAATAACCCTATAAACTACTATCTATGATTACCATTATCATATCATATTATCATATATAGCATTAAACATTTAAACATGGTAATTGGGATGCTTATCTAGAAGGTTATCCGGCATGTCTATTAATCTTGtgacaaaattaatttattaaccttCCTAGATTACTCTCTGGCTGTATTTAAAcatagcatcatcatcatcatctccatCACATAAAGTTGTACATTGTCATAATCAATTCACTagcaattaattaattagtaaattATTGTGTATTGTGGTTCttctgtttgttttttttttgctgaaaATATAGGTTACGTGAAGAATTATATTATGTTTGTTAACCAACTTAAGTTGGTTAAGTGATTAGCTCACTCGTTCACTTAAATAAATGCCGGGGATTCGAATCACACTGTGTGTATGTATCAACTCAATGATCAATGACAAACCGATCTGCGACAGATTAGTCTTTGGTCTGCCGGACTGGATGATATTCGAAACAAAACatacatttatatatatagttGCACTAATATATAGTAAGGGGAATCCTTTTGGCTTATAAGCCGgcctaataataatatatgaccAATTAAAAGAGTTTCATTGAGAAAATCATGGAGTTGCAATTATCGGCTATGTAAGAATAATGTTTGTGGAATCTCATCTAAAATTGAAACTACCAAAAGGGTGTTTATCAGCTATAAAGAAATTTCTTCTTCACATAATCATAAGGTTGAAGCAATGGTTGATGAATATAGAAGTATGGTGGAGAACCCATCACCAATGGGAAACGCAACAAATCACATGATGCTGGGATTTCTTGCTGGAATTTCGACAGTTATGTTAGTTGCTGTCATATTGTTCTGCCTCTTTGGAACAAAGCTCACTGCACTTTTCAAACAACATAGGACTTTGAAAGGTGAGcttctagttatttttatttggttCTCTAAAAGAATACTTGTCAtttaatcacaaaaataaaataaaataacgaaTTGCATGGCAGAAATTATGTTCTTATTTTAAATCCAATAAATGCATACATTCATCTAAGCTAGGAGTGGAATTTTGTagcatagtttttatttttatctgaATTTCTTTTGGTGCAGGTAAAGAGTACAAAAGCTTCAAAGATGAAACAATGCCGCTAAGGCGTTTTACCTTTGATGAAATAGAGAGAGCTACCAAGAACTTTAGCCAAGAATTCTTACTTGGTTCTGGTGCATTTGGAAATGTTTACAAAGGAAATTTTGAATTAGAAGGAACTTTAGCCATTAAGAGAGCTCACGGTGAATCCTTCTTAAGCGTCGATGAATTCCGAAATGGTAAGCTGACACAAGAGAAACTTCAATCAATCatactttctcttctttcttaaatttgaattttttttgttatgttctTGGCAGAAATTAGGCTCCTTGCAACTGTAAAGCACAGAAATCTTATTGGTCTAGTGGGGTATTGTGAAGAACcaggttagttagttagttagttagttacatGAAAGTTGAGCTCTCATTTTTACTTGTTCATGTTCTTGACATTGATGAATTTGTTGCCAAAGAATGCTGCTTTGGTAGCATGTATTCAATTGAGTTTAGTTTACCTTGATTCTCTCTTTTATTTGCATATAGCATACCGAATACTGAATAATTCTAACAGAATTATTGTTATATGatcacaaaaaaaagaaaaaggtaaaTGTATATCAGAAGATTCCAAATATTTTCATGCTAACATGGCTCAATTATGTGTTTATCAGAAAGATTTGGGGCAAGAATTCTGGTATATGAATATGTACCAAATGGCTCTCTGCTTGAATATATGATTGGTAAGTCAACTATTTAGGACTtcatttctattttcattttcaggAGAGTATATATCCAAATAAATTCCTTAGGAATTTCATGTCAGACGTTTTCGTCCCTAAGAAAATTTTATTACGTTGAGTTCCTTAAACTTTACAAAAGTAAGACTATAAGTCCTTTTGTTATACTTTTAAGGACTTATTTGTCCAAGCGAAAACCATGGGTCTAATTAAGGTAGGGACTTATATGTCTTGTTTTTGTAAACTTCAGGGACCTCGGCATAATAAAATTTTCTTGGGGACCAAAACGTGCGAAGCGAAGTTCCTTAGAGACCaatttgaatatatattcttTTCAGTATTTCTCTGTTTATATAATTTTGTAAAGgtaaaaatcaaaaccaaaaatagaatttcattgtttaatttttttatttatcaaatttagTACA
This window contains:
- the LOC112719614 gene encoding uncharacterized protein isoform X7, yielding MSTELPPVRSYIGRNRSAETLYGWKDYEIIGQRVAKFLVTEECYESLQNILERLITGVPWSGKFPFKKRSGEVFVAIVTKTPLYEDGELVGIITVSSDAAVFNSMDSENRRSYQPGNNGKAGGQRINFKRIQWPPRPLIASSASKILLNRHPDDAFSRNPTTDGDEEKHSIHETERHSSHQRSENITFREASEKVKSTIAARVLAKLQTGGSEKCGKDDGSIKSNCTNDCSGSKRVNNEGDSSGGSVALTPRKDGANEEDREDPLLRLHCKFNPKKKEQEAINMVIEDEMKKQQEGLQLQSTRESTGSNGGSNGSSSSKGDNESNSIVKSEIHWENLQLREEIGQGSYAVVYHGIWNGSDVAVKVYFGNGYTEETLHDYKKEIDIMKRLRHPNVLLFMGAVYSQERLAIVTELLPRGSLFKILHRSNQPLDIRRLLRMALDVAKGMNYLHHRNPPIVHRDLKSSNLLVDKNWTVKVGDFGLSRLKDSTLLTSKGRGTPQWMAPEVLRNEPSNEKSDVYSFGVILWELMTQSIPWENLNSLQVVGVVGFMDRRLELPEGLDPQVASVIRDCWQSDPEQRPSFQELIQRMMFLVNKVNAVSIRRNSES
- the LOC112719614 gene encoding uncharacterized protein isoform X8, coding for MSTELPPVRSYIAETLYGWKDYEIIGQRVAKFLVTEECYESLQNILERLITGVPWSGKFPFKKRSGEVFVAIVTKTPLYEDGELVGIITVSSDAAVFNSMDSENRRSYQPGNNGKAGGQRINFKRIQWPPRPLIASSVSNLASKILLNRHPDDAFSRNPTTDGDEEKHSIHETERHSSHQRSENITFREASEKVKSTIAARVLAKLQTGGSEKCGKDDGSIKSNCTNDCSGSKRVNNEGDSSGGSVALTPRKDGANEEDREDPLLRLHCKFNPKKKEQEAINMVIEDEMKKQQEGLQLQSTRESTGSNGGSNGSSSSKGDNESNSIVKSEIHWENLQLREEIGQGSYAVVYHGIWNGSDVAVKVYFGNGYTEETLHDYKKEIDIMKRLRHPNVLLFMGAVYSQERLAIVTELLPRGSLFKILHRSNQPLDIRRLLRMALDVAKGMNYLHHRNPPIVHRDLKSSNLLVDKNWTVKVGDFGLSRLKDSTLLTSKGRGTPQWMAPEVLRNEPSNEKSDVYSFGVILWELMTQSIPWENLNSLQVVGVVGFMDRRLELPEGLDPQVASVIRDCWQSDPEQRPSFQELIQRMMFLVNKVNAVSIRRNSES
- the LOC112719614 gene encoding uncharacterized protein isoform X5, translated to MSTELPPVRSYIGRNRSAETLYGWKDYEIIGQRVAKFLVTEECYESLQNILERLITGVPWSGKFPFKKRSGEVFVAIVTKTPLYEDGELVGIITVSSDAAVFNSMDSENRRSYQPGNNGKAGGQRINFKRIQWPPRPLIASSVSNLASKILLNRHPDDAFSRNPTTDGDEEKHSIHETERHSSHQRSENITFREASEKVKSTIAARVLAKLQTGGSEKCGKDDGSIKSNCTNDCSGSKRVNNEGDSSGGSVALTPRKDGANEEDREDPLLRLHCKFNPKKKEQEAINMVIEDEMKKQQEGLQLQSTRESTGSNGGSNGSSSSKGDNESNSIVKSEIHWENLQLREEIGQGSYAVVYHGIWNGSDVAVKVYFGNGYTEETLHDYKKEIDIMKRLRHPNVLLFMGAVYSQERLAIVTELLPRGSLFKILHRSNQPLDIRRLLRMALDVAKGMNYLHHRNPPIVHRDLKSSNLLVDKNWTVKVGDFGLSRLKDSTLLTSKGRGTPQWMAPEVLRNEPSNEKSDVYSFGVILWELMTQSIPWENLNSLQVVGVVGFMDRRLELPEGLDPQVASVIRDCWQSDPEQRPSFQELIQRMMFLVNKVNAVSIRRNSES
- the LOC112719614 gene encoding uncharacterized protein isoform X10, whose product is MSTELPPVRSYIAETLYGWKDYEIIGQRVAKFLVTEECYESLQNILERLITGVPWSGKFPFKKRSGEVFVAIVTKTPLYEDGELVGIITVSSDAAVFNSMDSENRRSYQPGNNGKAGGQRINFKRIQWPPRPLIASSVSNLASKILLNRHPDDAFSRNPTTDGDEEKHSIHETERHSSHQRSENITFREASEKAARVLAKLQTGGSEKCGKDDGSIKSNCTNDCSGSKRVNNEGDSSGGSVALTPRKDGANEEDREDPLLRLHCKFNPKKKEQEAINMVIEDEMKKQQEGLQLQSTRESTGSNGGSNGSSSSKGDNESNSIVKSEIHWENLQLREEIGQGSYAVVYHGIWNGSDVAVKVYFGNGYTEETLHDYKKEIDIMKRLRHPNVLLFMGAVYSQERLAIVTELLPRGSLFKILHRSNQPLDIRRLLRMALDVAKGMNYLHHRNPPIVHRDLKSSNLLVDKNWTVKVGDFGLSRLKDSTLLTSKGRGTPQWMAPEVLRNEPSNEKSDVYSFGVILWELMTQSIPWENLNSLQVVGVVGFMDRRLELPEGLDPQVASVIRDCWQSDPEQRPSFQELIQRMMFLVNKVNAVSIRRNSES